AACAGATGGTATCGGCAGTAAATGACTAGAGGTTCTCTTTCAAGCACTCTATGCTTGTTTGCTTGCGAAGTGTGGATCTTGCCCAATGGACATGAACTTGTGATTCAGCCCTgccgtacggagtacaagcATGTTTGATATGCTGGGGTAGGAGGCCTTGACCGCTGATTAAAAAAAACCGAAAAACAGGGGACAATCTGCAGTACGCTGATAGAGTATCCCCTTCAAGCACTCGACGTTTGCTTGCTGGCAAATTAGTGAATATATCCGATATCGCGTGGAGAGTaacaaacaaaccacatGCAGATATCAGTCCACTTCCAAGGCTATTCAGACACAATCAGACTCAGCCTCATGCTCACACTCACAAGTGCCGAGACATGTTCCAGACCAAGTCTGTGCCTTGTTGCTAGACTGCCACTTCtgtcaccaccacacctGCATCTGGATCAAGTGCCCTGAACAGCATGGATAACTAATAATAGTTGCCTCGTTTGTTTTTCACATAATAGGAAGTGGGCTGTAAGCCATCTTGTGAAAGAACTTTGGATAATGCGTGCAGCCACGTTTACGGGGTCATGTCAGGCGGCCAGTGCTCATTCTGTTCACCCTGGGGAGGCTCCTTTCACACGTACGTGTTAatggtgagaatggcatcTCTATGACGTCGGCAAAAAAAGTTCAGTATGCAGCAACAGGGACCAGATCATAGAACTTTTACCTCTCACGTCTTCAAGGCTGCCAGATATCACATATTCATCCGACCAAAAGATATACGGCAGCTCTTTTGAACTACTCATCAGGATTCAGGAGCCTTCATAGCGAGGTGTAGAGTTGACCACGTGCAGCATTGAACATTACCATTGAGGTCAACAAGGTTACCATCAGTACTGTATATGGAGCAACTTTATTTATGGTGAAGCACGTTCACTTGATCCGTACTGTTGCCACCGTCCAGGCATCAACAAGGCTCTGGTGGGCATTGCACTCCGTCAAGTCAAAAGACGGAACTCCGCACTGCATTCAGCCATGTTTTTTCCCTTCCGGTTTGCCAATATTAGACAGACGCACATTGTCATCCCCCCTGGTCTGTTTCATATACTCAAAGACCCCAACTCAGTCTATCGACTAGAATTGCCGCACAAAGCGCTTGTGGCTTGGTGGCGCACAGCCGTATTCGAACTGCCTGCTCCCTTGATATGATCTATTTCCATTTCGTCTATCATTGAATGCCATAGCCTAGTTTTACTTTAACTTTCccagaagatgaaggggGAAAGATTATAAAATCTTTCAGTCACGACTTTCCGGCACACATCATTTCTTGGACATCAGCTACTCCTCTTCTCATCACCTTCTCTTTCACAAAATCTACCGAAGTCATGGGCATCATATCTTCAATCTCGACTTCTGTTCGAGGAGATATCCCCAGTTCGACCCAATGGTCACAGCCTCCAGTGCCCACGGCATCAGAAACGCTCACGGCCGTGGCAACTGTGGCAACATCAGTTCGCGATGGCGGAATAGGTGCAGCAGTGGGAGTTGTCGTTGGAATACTACTGGGTGCAGCGTCTATGTGGTATTACTTTCAAAGACCTGTCCCAGTTACCACTCTCGGCCCGAATGATTTCAACCATGCGAAGATGATTGTCGGTGCCGGGGTCCATGTGCAGCCGCCCAAGCCGAAAGAAAAGCTCACTCGTAACGCTGTACTGGACTTTTATCAGCTGGATGGTCCTGATTGTCTTGTTGGACGCACTATTCCAAACAAGGTCGGAGAGATAAGCGCCGGCACCACACGGCACGTCGACTACTACTATCATCTCGACAAAGTCTCGAGTCTCCCCGACAATTTTGACGAGGCTCTTAGCCGTTTTGTTCCAGACGAAAAGGAGGCCGCCACTCTCAAAGCCCTACTAATCGATCCATTCTCTCGTGACCTCGCAATTTGCCACTTGATAGCGCGTGCTTTCTGGACAAATCTTGACGTACATAGCGTTGGGCCCCTCTCCCTTCTCCCGCCAACGGTCACCGAGTTCATGACATCCCTCCCGTTTTCCTATGAAACCGCAGCACCTGAAGGTAGCCTCTCCCCTCCAATCTACTCCAATTTGAACTTCGCTAATGAACAATGGGGCTTCTCAGGTCGCCAGGGATTGATAGCTTGGAGAACGGTTACTGCATTCCTCATGAAACACGATTATTTTCTGGCCGGTCCCTTGAAGCCGCCACCGAGCATCGAACCGCAGATGAAAAAGCTCGTTGCCGCGATCAGCGATGTGTTGGCTCCTTTTGCCAGGGACGATATGCCCGAAGACTGCCCCTGTGACTacatccaccacctcgaAACAGGGCTCGGCAATCGTTACCTCGAACTTGGCTACCAGATATTCTCCAATCCACTTGAATTCCACTTCGTATTCGAGCCAGCACCCAGCATGGAAACCGGACTCGTCACTGCCCCAGGCTTAGCCGTACTCAGCTCTTGGTACGGAGAGCCCCTCGACAGACCAGGGATGGTCGATGGGTATCCTCTAATTCAAGTGCCAAGGGTGAAAGTGATTCTTGGGCCGGGCGATAATTACGAAGAAAAAATGAAAGAAGGAGACAGACTCGTTGCAGAGCGCctcaaggagcttgaggagcAGAGGCTAAAAGCAGAACATGAGGAGCCCcctgaggaagaggaaacaGGCCTCCATAACAACTGTCTGGTATACCGTTGAGGACTGGTAGCTTATGTCCGGCTGGTTTTGACAGGCAAAACCACGGTCAAAGCCCAGCAGGACAGACGCTATCGCGGCAGCGGCGACACGGTGGTTTTCGCAGTGTCACTTCGTGTCTACTAGGGGACCAGGATAACTTTTCCCTCACATGCTTTGCCCCTTGTTTTTGTCACATcatcaaagaagaaagtTAGTAAACCATAGATCGATCAGTCGTTTATGTAGAATCATTGTCTTGAAGCTTTTCATCAAGTTTTGTTAGCCATAGACTCGAATTCGAATTGTTTAAAGCCCTAGAGTCCACactcttcctctttctcCCCTGCATTTTGCGATGTATCACCGAGCCAAGTTCTCGTGGAATGAAGGCGGTGTTTCAATTAAGCTCCTGGCGGCCATGTTACGTATCTGTATGATGACGAATTCGTTCACGGCGGATGTATGCGGTGATATCCACGCACCACCTGCGTTGTTTCGTCTGATAAAATGCTACGTCCTCTCAGAAGACACGTCCAAAAAGGCATGTCATGACACAATCGACAAGCAGCCATACATATTGGCATCATGTCAGCAGGTCCTTGTACCCGCCTCGACGGGGAATGTGCTTCTGACTAGTTTCATGCACGACGCTGTGCTGTTCCCCCGCGCCATAGGAAGAGCACGCCagtctttctttttcttcttccctttgTCATTCTCTTTTCTTAACTTGTCTCTCTTTTTCTGTTTTGGTCTATTCCATATCGCACGTCGGCATCCGCCACGCGTACCCGATGGTTGACGTAGCCTTTGACTACGTCCGCTCAAGCTTGTACAACTGCCGTCAATTAGGTTAGGGCATTACGACATGTCACTTTGACATCAGATCGACCCTGGCATTTGGAAAGAAGCTGGaccaaggtcaactggtcggatctggtctggtcacaTTTGCATTTCTGCACCGCAGGACATCAAGCCAGCAAACAAGCTACAGACCCCCGGAAGAGtagccattgccattgccattcctGGCCTTGATGTAATCTTTTTAACAGGGACAAAGCAACCAGAAAACTCAACACAGTAGTCTGCTTCTGAACCAGCGGCATGGAGAGTAGCGTTCAGCCGCACCCGAATCAAGGCGCAACAATCCCCGTTCCCTCACCCACAACTCCATTCTGGCGCAGTCAGAAACATCACCTCGATAGTCACCGCAGCACGCCCGATCTGCCAAAGGAGCAAGACATTGTCATTGTGGGCGCCGGGTTCTCTGGGGCCTCTTGCGCATATTACATCTCCCAGCTCATGCAATCTGCCACTTTGCCGCCACGCACCACATGCACAATTCTCGAGGCGAGAGACGCCTGCTCCGGTGCCACGGGTCGAAATGGTAACGTGGGCTCCTTTCCCCCCTCCCAAGTATATTTATACCTAGCTAGGTATATGTAGCAAAGCGTCTTGGTGTGGTTGCCAACTCATCGAATCCCAGGAGGTCATTTGCGTCCAGACTCGCTGGCCACGTTTCAGAGGTATGCGCCGACATACGGCGTCCAAGCGGCCAGTGATATTGCGCTCTTTGAGTTGGACAATTGCAGGGCAGTCAGAGACATCATTAGGGCGGAGGAAATCGCCTGCGACTACACGGAAGTCATTTCCTCCAGCGTCTTCTTGGACGACTCTCAAGCCGAGGAGGCAAAGAGGCTACTCGGCGAGCTCGTTGCTGAGGGACACGACATTTTGCAAAAGTTCAAGTATTATCAAGGTCAACAGGCCGAAGAAGTATCTGGGGTGAATGGTGCCAAGGGGCCGACCACGTTTCAAGCAGCATGTCTTTGGTATGTTCCGTGTTCCCAAGACATGCAAAGACCATGTCTCCTCCCTATTACTGCCCGGTATCTGGCTAAGATGAAGCTATTGATTGTACCTTTGATAGGCCTTACAAACTAGTCATGCATCTCCTTGCCGTCGCCACCTCCAAGGGCGTTCATCTCCAAACCAATACTCCCGTCTTAGCGACCTCCAACGACCCGGATGTCAACGGATACTGGACTTTATCTACACCTCGTGGTGATTTAAGGGCAAAAAAGATTATTTTTGCAACCAACGGCTACACAAGCCACTTGCTACCTCAATACAGCAGTGCCATTGTGCCAGTCCGCGGTATCTGCAGCCATATCATCTCTCACGCAGGCACTCCCTCCGTATCAAAGACTATCATGACAATGGGCATCAAGCATGGCCCCGGACAGCACGACTACCTCataacaagaccagaccggagCATAATTGTCGGTGGTGCATGGAAAGCGGTTCGTCGCGGCCCAAGAGAAGACTGGCACAACGTCACCGATGATTCGCGATTGATTCCCATTGCAGAAAACTACTACAATGGTTTCATGAACCGGACCTTCAAGTCTTGGGAAAAGACAAAAGCAGACGTAGATTACCTCTGGACTGGAATCATGGGGGTAGGTGCCGTCTATCATTTCTCCTCGTGCACGTGTCGTTCATGCTAATTGGGCCAGTACACTTCCGACGAAGTTCCCCATGTAGGCCAAATACACGAAAAGCCTGGCCAATATTTATGCGCGGGGTTCAATGGGCATGGCATGCCGCAGGTTCTTTTGTGTGCCAGGGCCACAGTCAAGATAGCGCTCGAAGGTTGCGGTTTTGCTGAAACAGGTGTTCCACCGGTGTTCAAGACCAGCGTCGAGAGAACCGCTGCTGCAAAGAAGTGAAATTATCTGACTTCCCAGGTAGACGGTTTACGTGGTCAACACCGAACGCAGCTCGATCAGCATCAAACCGGGTGGCGTGGTCTGGGAGCATTCAGGTCCGCGCCACCACAAGTCCCTTGCGCAATGCCCAGAGCAGAAGGTACGAGGCAAACGTTGGTTCTATATTCTTGCTGCAACTCGCATTCCAGTTTTCTCCATAGATTTGTATTTATCAGCCAAATTTGATGCCCGAATTAGGATTCCAGGTACCCGATCCCCTCTCTCCCTGTTGTGTACGATCATCGTTCCCCGGAACTGGTGGGCCACTCCCGCCAAACTTGATCCCCATAGCGGGATTCCACATTGTAGTCATGGGGTTTGCCTGTGGCGCCATCGGCTGCGGTTGCTGGACCCTTTCCCCTGCCCAAGACTGTATAGAAGCTTCGACGGGATTGGAGATTGGTTGCCTAGGAACGTGAACTGGATGCCTctggggagaagaagggtgtTGTTGCGTAGCTGGCTCGCGGGAAAAGTACGATGCTTGTGATGGCTGAAATTGTGCTGCGGGAGGACTTTGTAAGGGACCGTGGTTGTGCGACAAGTTGAGGGTTGAAAGAGGCGGCATACTAAGTTCCCTAAAATTGGCGATTAGAATCAAGACACATGAAATGGAGAAGTTGTCCTTTCCGAACTCACTCTTCCAATGCTCTGGCCTCCATCCGCCGTTGTGCCACCCATCCCTTCGCGACATCGCGGAAACCCTGTCCAACGATCTTGTTCAGATCATTATAGAACTTTCTGCCAACTTCGAGGTTGTTGATTATTTCCTTGTACTTGAAATATGCGCTATCCAGCTTCTGCAATGCTTGTTCACGCTCTCGGGATCCTCGATCACCGCACCTTCGTTTCTGAGACTCGAATTCTGAGTTTGCGCGCTCTACTTCTTTCAACAGCCGCTCCTGTTCCTGTGATTCTTTGTCCAGGGCATCCAACTCTGGCTCATAGAGCTTGTCGAGGCGTTTTTCGAAAAAGTCTTCAAAGTGTGCGGGAACAATGGCTGTTGACGGGTAGGATCTCTCCAGTCTTGCAGCTTCCTTCAAGATGTCAGGCTTAATGTCGTCTTTGCGCGCATTTTCGCGTAGAGTCTCGaccctcttccttcttctaCTCTCTAGCCTGAGGATGTCATTGTATGCGCTTCGCAGTTTGCCTACAGAAGCTTTAAGTTCGGGGTTGGTGTCCCTCTGAGAGCTTGACGGCACAAAATCTAGCAAGCCCCTGTCCGATCCGCATAATATATGCAGAAGATCCTCGTTGGCAGCGAACTTTTCTCGTACCACACCGTCACTGCTAGCACTGCTCGCAAAATATCCCTCGATCTCACCAGCATGTCCCCAAAGCTTTCCACCCTGCACGTCACTCTGGCTTTCGGGTCGTGACCATCTCTCAGTGCCGtacttcctcctcgccttctgGTCCTCTTCATTCTCAGCCGCGAGCGCTGATGTCCCATCTTCAAATGTCGCAATATCTGCAGCACGTAACTTATCAATGTCTGCAAAGCTTTTTCGAAGCCTCCCGATGGCATCGGCTTGTCTCAGTTCCTCGGCATGTTGGACCAAGCTCGGGGGCAGCCCAAGTGGCTTCTCCAACGCTTGTAATGATCCGGGCAGACCAATAGAGCTGAACAGGGAATGAATTTTGTCATTGAGGGCTTCCAATTCTTGAATGATGTTTTGGTTGACCATACGATCGCGGCGTTCTTCGTATATGGAAACGGCGACGTGGACCGAAAATGGCACCAGCCTTGAAAACAGGGCAGGCCCGAACTCTGCTCGATCTCCAAGGAAATCGAACGGGTTCGCAACCTGAGGGGGGACCCGCGCTACAGCCATGTTGGCCCTCTCAAGAATCTTTAGCTCTGTTTTTGGCGGAACAGGGTCTTGAAAGTCAAGCTTGTCAGCTCATGCGCACAATTGCAAGGTGAAAGGTAAAGCAGCGCACTCACTCAGGAATATCATGTCGTTGTCTTTCTCGGCCCTCTTAAGGTCCTCTTCAACTTTTCTTTTGAGGCCGTTTAAGTCGTCCACCACGGTCTTGTTGAGATACCCTCCCTTGGTTTCCTTGATACCTTCTGTGACACAGGCAACGGCATCTATTAATCTAGCCACCTCTTCGCCatattttctcttctccagGCAATCGCACGCAGCTCGGTACTgtgcagcagcggcaaaaTGGTGATGCTTCGCGGTCATATGATGAATCCAAGCGCTGCTGATGGCTTCGCTCTTCATagcagcttctccagccaAATTGTACAAATCTGACACTCTGGCAGCCAATTTGGCTATAGATGCGTCTTTATAGCCGTCCATGACAGCTTTTTGCCAGAAGCACTCTTGGCTTTGGGCAAGCAATAACTGCATCAAGGATTCCAAAGTATGttcatccatgtcttcagGCGGATCGGACATCCGAAGCTCGGGCACGACCTCTTTCTGCATGTGCGATAGCACACCGGCCGCGAGTGAGAAGTAATTGGCACTTGTTTTGATGCCTTCGGCCGTTCCCCGAGAGGTGTGGACAGCCAACTGCGAGTACAAAGCTGCCAGATTGTAAAGCACGTTGAGGAGCTCGTATTTCATGTTATTTCGCACCATGGGTCGTTCGGAGTTGTAGCCCAGGGCAGGATACCACGTAAACTCGGCACCAATCTGTTACAACGTGAAGCGCTGGTTAGCTGATATCAGGACGGGAAAGGAGGCCCAGGGTCATGGTACCGTACATCAATTGGAAATTTGCCTCCTATCCAAGCCAACTGCCCTGCATAGGCCTGGAGTTTCTTTACACCGCTAGGGTGCGGCTCGCGAACATTGATGGCATCTTGTCGCAGGCAGTCGATGACCTCGAGGTCTTGCTTGAACATGTCCGGATGCTGATCATACTTGCTGTTGATGTATTGCTTGATAGTGGACGCTAGAGACAACTGCGTGGATCGTCGAAAGGGCAGTGACAGgatgctgctggtgctggtgggCGTGAACGTCAGCACTGGATGTCAAACAAGCTGGAAAGCTGCTGTGGGCTGGCGACAGCTCGTCGTGGGGTTGGTGCAACTCACGTCGTCATTTTTGCTACTTCGATGGTGAGGCTATACAATTCTTTCGTGCATCTTTTTCTATCTGTCAGCTGTGGCTGGCGACAGGATTTGACCTGAGCAGAGAGTAATAAGTAAACTGAGAGCCGTAAGCAGAAAGGTGACGAGGggtcttgaacttggcatttATTTGGGAATGCTTCGTTGTGTTGTGGTGTGGTTGGAGGGGCAAGCTGTAGATGCAGCTGATGAGTCAGCATATGCACCTACGTCACCTTGTCCTAAGTTAGACCCTGGCACTGAAATGGCAGGCAATCTTGACAAGTTGAGATGAAGCTGGGAGCGGACGTTTCTGGTTCATTGCCTCAACTTTCATACAAGATAGGTAGACAATGATTACATCAGAGACTATCAaaagaaccagacaccatgtCCGTCCATACCCTGATCGGAAAGACCATTCAAACCACATCGACAAAACGGTCCGCTTCCGTTTCCCGCGTCATTATCTCAAGTTCTCAACTATCGCCaacccatcctccatcacaGACATGGCTGCCACCAGTAATGGCACTCGAATCATCCGACGCCAAAAACAGCATTAGCCTGGCCACCTCGGCAGGCACCAACACTCTCTTCAAGCACTGGGCCCCCAGACTCTCGGCTTTGTACTCGTCGGTAAGCACCGTGTCAATCTGTCGCTGTGTGGCGATGGACCCAGGCATGATGCTGTTCACGCGAATACCGTACTTACCAAACTCCCTTGCGTGAGTCCTCGTCATGCCCATGACAGCCGCCTTGCAGGTAGTGTAGATGGGGATCTCGGTCGCCGGGATGCGCCATGTGATGGAGcccatgttgatgatgctgcccGAGCCCTGTTTCTGCATTGCCGGAGCAATGTGCTGCGTCAGGAAGAATTGGTGGCGCAAATTCACGTTGATGTCGTACTCAAACGACTCGCGTGTAATTTGCGCTGTTGGCACACGCGAGTTGGGTCCTGCAGACGCCgcattgttgatgagcaCGTCTACACGGCCAAATTGCTTGAGTGCCCTTTCAGCGCATTCTTGAAGCTGGTCCAGGTCTGTGACGTCGCAATGCATGAAGGTGGGTTTGGTGATGTTTTCAATGTCGACCGGCATGGAGGCAAGCTGGTCAAGCAGCTTCTTTGCAGAATCGTCGGCAATGTCCAAAAATATGACGCGGGAGCCTTGTCTGTAAAAGAGTTCCACGGCTGCTGCACCAATGCCCTCGGCGGCGCCAGTGATCAAAACAACTTTGTCGCGGAGACTGGGATAGATTGCATGTTGTTGGTCCATGGTTTGTGTCTTGTGgctcttgactcttgactcttgactcttgactcttgactcttgactcttgtcTGTGTAAAGTACGGAGACAGCCAGTTGCTACGCCCAAGGTGAAAAGA
The genomic region above belongs to Pochonia chlamydosporia 170 chromosome 2, whole genome shotgun sequence and contains:
- a CDS encoding FAD dependent oxidoreductase superfamily protein (similar to Neofusicoccum parvum UCRNP2 XP_007587114.1), with the protein product MESSVQPHPNQGATIPVPSPTTPFWRSQKHHLDSHRSTPDLPKEQDIVIVGAGFSGASCAYYISQLMQSATLPPRTTCTILEARDACSGATGRNGGHLRPDSLATFQRYAPTYGVQAASDIALFELDNCRAVRDIIRAEEIACDYTEVISSSVFLDDSQAEEAKRLLGELVAEGHDILQKFKYYQGQQAEEVSGVNGAKGPTTFQAACLWPYKLVMHLLAVATSKGVHLQTNTPVLATSNDPDVNGYWTLSTPRGDLRAKKIIFATNGYTSHLLPQYSSAIVPVRGICSHIISHAGTPSVSKTIMTMGIKHGPGQHDYLITRPDRSIIVGGAWKAVRRGPREDWHNVTDDSRLIPIAENYYNGFMNRTFKSWEKTKADVDYLWTGIMGYTSDEVPHVGQIHEKPGQYLCAGFNGHGMPQVLLCARATVKIALEGCGFAETGVPPVFKTSVERTAAAKK
- a CDS encoding pH-response regulator protein palA/RIM20 (similar to Aspergillus terreus NIH2624 XP_001214761.1) — encoded protein: MTTTSSILSLPFRRSTQLSLASTIKQYINSKYDQHPDMFKQDLEVIDCLRQDAINVREPHPSGVKKLQAYAGQLAWIGGKFPIDIGAEFTWYPALGYNSERPMVRNNMKYELLNVLYNLAALYSQLAVHTSRGTAEGIKTSANYFSLAAGVLSHMQKEVVPELRMSDPPEDMDEHTLESLMQLLLAQSQECFWQKAVMDGYKDASIAKLAARVSDLYNLAGEAAMKSEAISSAWIHHMTAKHHHFAAAAQYRAACDCLEKRKYGEEVARLIDAVACVTEGIKETKGGYLNKTVVDDLNGLKRKVEEDLKRAEKDNDMIFLNPVPPKTELKILERANMAVARVPPQVANPFDFLGDRAEFGPALFSRLVPFSVHVAVSIYEERRDRMVNQNIIQELEALNDKIHSLFSSIGLPGSLQALEKPLGLPPSLVQHAEELRQADAIGRLRKSFADIDKLRAADIATFEDGTSALAAENEEDQKARRKYGTERWSRPESQSDVQGGKLWGHAGEIEGYFASSASSDGVVREKFAANEDLLHILCGSDRGLLDFVPSSSQRDTNPELKASVGKLRSAYNDILRLESRRRKRVETLRENARKDDIKPDILKEAARLERSYPSTAIVPAHFEDFFEKRLDKLYEPELDALDKESQEQERLLKEVERANSEFESQKRRCGDRGSREREQALQKLDSAYFKYKEIINNLEVGRKFYNDLNKIVGQGFRDVAKGWVAQRRMEARALEEELSMPPLSTLNLSHNHGPLQSPPAAQFQPSQASYFSREPATQQHPSSPQRHPVHVPRQPISNPVEASIQSWAGERVQQPQPMAPQANPMTTMWNPAMGIKFGGSGPPVPGNDDRTQQGERGSGTWNPNSGIKFG
- a CDS encoding 3-oxoacyl-(acyl carrier protein) reductase (similar to Metarhizium acridum CQMa 102 XP_007808552.1), with product MDQQHAIYPSLRDKVVLITGAAEGIGAAAVELFYRQGSRVIFLDIADDSAKKLLDQLASMPVDIENITKPTFMHCDVTDLDQLQECAERALKQFGRVDVLINNAASAGPNSRVPTAQITRESFEYDINVNLRHQFFLTQHIAPAMQKQGSGSIINMGSITWRIPATEIPIYTTCKAAVMGMTRTHAREFGKYGIRVNSIMPGSIATQRQIDTVLTDEYKAESLGAQCLKRVLVPAEVARLMLFLASDDSSAITGGSHVCDGGWVGDS